Proteins from a single region of Tachysurus vachellii isolate PV-2020 chromosome 15, HZAU_Pvac_v1, whole genome shotgun sequence:
- the nars2 gene encoding probable asparagine--tRNA ligase, mitochondrial isoform X1, with protein MMAVTLLWRSLVTSRLCGYIILTKRLYSSTAKRIRVRDALNSLETGSIIKVQGWVRSVRSQKHNIFLHVSDGSSLQPLQVVASSDLNTRDLTFGCAVDVTGRLEKSPSKKQSMELQANRIDVVGECNPVDFPFKIKGHHSLEYIRQFPHLRCRTNAFSSLLRIRSQATAAIHAYFRDNNYVQIHTPVITSNDCEGAGELFQVEPAGNEWNLDKENHHFFSVPAYLTVSGQLHLEVMAGAFPAVYTFGPTFRAENSQTRRHLAEFYMVEAELAFTESLKDLMKVMEGLFKTTTENLLSHCAEDVELFHKYISPGNMEQVDLMMKRNFNVISYTEAIDILNRSSEQFTFKPEWGCDLQTEHEKYIVQHCGNVPVFVTDYPYELKPFYARDNQDQPQHTAAAVDLLVPGVGELCGGSLREERLELLRTRLEKAGLNDTYAWYLQLREFGSVPHGGFGMGFERYLQCVLGIDNIKDTIPFARFSHSCVL; from the exons ATGATGGCAGTCACGTTATTGTGGAGATCACTGGTCACATCACGGCTCTGTGGTTATATCATTCTGACTAAACGGCTTTACAGCAGCACAGCAAAGAGAATTAGGGTACGTGATGCCCTCAACAGCCTAGAGACAGGCTCCATCATCAAAGTACAG GGTTGGGTACGCTCTGTTCgatcacaaaaacacaatatctTTCTGCATGTGAGTGATGGAAGTTCTTTGCAACCTCTGCAAGTAGTAGCCAGTTCAGACCTCAACACCAG AGACCTCACCTTTGGCTGCGCCGTCGATGTTACAGGAAGATTGGAAAAGAGTCCTAGCAAAAAACAAAGCATGGAATTACAAGCAAATCGCATTGATGTAGTTGGAGAATGTAATCCTGTG GACTTTCCATTTAAGATCAAGGGCCACCATTCCCTGGAGTACATCAGACAGTTTCCTCACCTGAGGTGCCGAACAAATGCCTTCAGTTCATTGCTCAGAATACGCAGCCAGGCAACTGCTGCCATTCATGCTTACTTCAGG GATAATAACTACGTGCAAATTCATACACCGGTGATTACGTCAAATGACTGTGAAGGAGCAGGAGAACTGTTTCAGGTGGAA CCTGCAGGTAATGAATGGAATTTGGATAAGGAAAATCACCATTTTTTCTCCGTGCCTGCCTATCTAACTGTCTCAGGACAGCTGCATCTGGAAGTGATGGCAGG GGCTTTTCCTGCTGTTTACACATTTGGCCCAACATTTCGAGCAGAGAATTCCCAGACCAGGAGACACTTGGCTGAGTTTTATATGGTGGAGGCAGAACTCGCTTTCACTGAGTCACTGAAGGACCTCATGAAG GTTATGGAGGGTTTGTTCAAGACAACCACAGAGAATCTGCTCTCTCACTGTGCAGAGGATGTGGAATTATTTCACAAATACATCTCACCAGGAAATATG GAGCAAGTGGACCTTATGATGAAAAGAAACttcaatgt CATTTCCTACACAGAGGCGATTGACATTCTAAACCGTAGCTCAGAGCAATTTACCTTCAAGCCAGAG TGGGGTTGTGATCTTCAAACAGAGCATGAGAAGTACATCGTGCAGCATTGTGGAAATGTCCCAGTCTTCGTGACAGATTATCCATATGAGCTAAAGCCTTTCTACGCCAGAGACAATCAGGACCAGCCCCAGCACACA GCAGCTGCAGTAGATCTCTTGGTGCCCGGTGTGGGGGAGCTGTGTGGTGGTTCTCTCAGAGAGGAAAGACTAGAGCTGCTAAGGACTCGGCTAGAAAA GGCTGGATTAAACGACACGTACGCATG GTATCTTCAGCTGAGAGAGTTCGGTTCAGTGCCTCATGGTGGTTTTGGGATGGGCTTCGAGAGGTACTTGCAGTGTGTTTTAGGAATAGACAACATCAAGGACACTATTCCGTTCGCAAGGTTTTCACACTCctgtgttctgtaa
- the nars2 gene encoding probable asparagine--tRNA ligase, mitochondrial isoform X2, with the protein MELQANRIDVVGECNPVDFPFKIKGHHSLEYIRQFPHLRCRTNAFSSLLRIRSQATAAIHAYFRDNNYVQIHTPVITSNDCEGAGELFQVEPAGNEWNLDKENHHFFSVPAYLTVSGQLHLEVMAGAFPAVYTFGPTFRAENSQTRRHLAEFYMVEAELAFTESLKDLMKVMEGLFKTTTENLLSHCAEDVELFHKYISPGNMEQVDLMMKRNFNVISYTEAIDILNRSSEQFTFKPEWGCDLQTEHEKYIVQHCGNVPVFVTDYPYELKPFYARDNQDQPQHTAAAVDLLVPGVGELCGGSLREERLELLRTRLEKAGLNDTYAWYLQLREFGSVPHGGFGMGFERYLQCVLGIDNIKDTIPFARFSHSCVL; encoded by the exons ATGGAATTACAAGCAAATCGCATTGATGTAGTTGGAGAATGTAATCCTGTG GACTTTCCATTTAAGATCAAGGGCCACCATTCCCTGGAGTACATCAGACAGTTTCCTCACCTGAGGTGCCGAACAAATGCCTTCAGTTCATTGCTCAGAATACGCAGCCAGGCAACTGCTGCCATTCATGCTTACTTCAGG GATAATAACTACGTGCAAATTCATACACCGGTGATTACGTCAAATGACTGTGAAGGAGCAGGAGAACTGTTTCAGGTGGAA CCTGCAGGTAATGAATGGAATTTGGATAAGGAAAATCACCATTTTTTCTCCGTGCCTGCCTATCTAACTGTCTCAGGACAGCTGCATCTGGAAGTGATGGCAGG GGCTTTTCCTGCTGTTTACACATTTGGCCCAACATTTCGAGCAGAGAATTCCCAGACCAGGAGACACTTGGCTGAGTTTTATATGGTGGAGGCAGAACTCGCTTTCACTGAGTCACTGAAGGACCTCATGAAG GTTATGGAGGGTTTGTTCAAGACAACCACAGAGAATCTGCTCTCTCACTGTGCAGAGGATGTGGAATTATTTCACAAATACATCTCACCAGGAAATATG GAGCAAGTGGACCTTATGATGAAAAGAAACttcaatgt CATTTCCTACACAGAGGCGATTGACATTCTAAACCGTAGCTCAGAGCAATTTACCTTCAAGCCAGAG TGGGGTTGTGATCTTCAAACAGAGCATGAGAAGTACATCGTGCAGCATTGTGGAAATGTCCCAGTCTTCGTGACAGATTATCCATATGAGCTAAAGCCTTTCTACGCCAGAGACAATCAGGACCAGCCCCAGCACACA GCAGCTGCAGTAGATCTCTTGGTGCCCGGTGTGGGGGAGCTGTGTGGTGGTTCTCTCAGAGAGGAAAGACTAGAGCTGCTAAGGACTCGGCTAGAAAA GGCTGGATTAAACGACACGTACGCATG GTATCTTCAGCTGAGAGAGTTCGGTTCAGTGCCTCATGGTGGTTTTGGGATGGGCTTCGAGAGGTACTTGCAGTGTGTTTTAGGAATAGACAACATCAAGGACACTATTCCGTTCGCAAGGTTTTCACACTCctgtgttctgtaa